GCGGCATCCGGGGTCTGCACCTGGCGCTTGCCATCGCCGCCATCGGCGCCCTGGCGCCGCGGGCGCACGCCGAGCCAGCCGCCGCCGCCACCGCCGTTGCCGCCGACACGGGCGCGGCCCGCGGCAGCCGCGCCGCCACCCGTCCCAAGTCCACGCCGCCGCAAAGCGAATCGCGTGCCGGGCGCACCGAGATGGCGCCGCAAATGAGCCTGGCCGAAGGCAAGTCGACCCTGATGCGCCTGCCGTTTTCCGCCAGCCGCATGTCCGTCGGCGATCCGCGCATCGCCGACGTCATCCTGCTCAACCCCAGCGAGGTGTACCTGCTGGGGCGCTCCGTCGGCACCACCAACCTGATCCTGTGGAACAAGAACAATGACGCCACCATCATCGACCTGGCCGTCGGCATCGACAGCAGCAGCCTGCAGGCCCGCATGGCCGAACTGCTGCCGAACGAAAAGATCCACGTCACGGTGGCGGGCGACACCCTGATCCTGTCGGGCATGGTCAGCGACGTCGTCAAGGCCGACCAGGCCCTGTCGCTGGCCAACGCCTACGTGCAGCGCAGCAGCCGCAGCGGCGGCGCCACCTCCGGCGCGGCACCAGCGGCCGGCGCCGCCGCGCCCGCCCCCGCCGCCACACCCGATGCATCCATGCCGCGCGTGATCAACCTGCTGTCGATCGCCGCGCCGCAGCAGGTGATGCTGGAAGTGAAGGTGGCCGAAGTGTCGAAGGTGCTGGTGGACCAGCTGGGCGCCAGCCTGGGCATCAACAAGACCATCGGCAGCTGGTCGTATTCGCTGCTGTCCAGCCTGCTCAGCAACAATCCCAGCGGCTTGAGCGGCGCCAGCAAGAACAACTTCTTCAACCTCGACGCGCAAAAACGCGATGGCCTGATCAAGGTGCTGGCCGAACCGAACATCATGGCCATCAGCGGCCAGGAGGCCAGCTTCCTGGCCGGCGGAAAAATCTTCATCCCCGTCAGCCAGACCAATAATAACGGCGTGCCCACGATCACCCTGGAAGAGAAGGAATTCGGCGTGGCCGTGAAATTCACGCCCACCGTGCTCGAAGGGGGACGCATCAACCTGAAGGTGGCGCCGGAAGTGTCGGACCTGAACAAGGACGGCATCGGCATCACCGCCACCGGCATCTCGGCCACCGCCATCCTGCCCTCGTTTACGACGCGGCGCGCCACCACCACGGTGCAGCTGTTCGACGGCCAGAGCTTCGCCATCGGCGGCTTGATCAAGAACAATGTGACCAGCAATATCAAGGCCTTGCCAGGCCTCGGTGAAGTGCCCGTGCTGGGCGCCCTGTTCCGCAGCACGGACTTCCAGACGGACCGCTCGGAACTGGTCTTCATCATCACGCCGCACCTGGTCAAGCCGCTGCCGCCCGACTACAAGCTGCCCACCGACGGCTACATCCAGCCCACGCGCGGCGACATGTTCATGCAGGGAAAAATGGAAGGTACTGCGCCCGCCGCCGCCCCCATGCAGCCGCAAGCAGCCGCGCCCCAGCCTGCCGCCGGCTTCGACCTCAAATAGGAGAACACCATGAAAACCGCACATTGCCTGCCTTGCGCCGCCCTGATATGCCTGCTGGCCGGCTGCGCCGCCACCACCACGCCCGTGCTCGATTCGCACTTCGGCGAATCGGTGGCCCTGCTCAAGTCGCAGCAGATCATGTATCCGGACGCTTACCGCAACATGGACCCCGTCAGCGGCATCGATGGGAAGTCAGGGGCCAGCGCCTACCAGCGCTACCAGAAATCGTTCGCGGCGCCGGAACCGCAACCGAATGTCTTCACCATCGGCGTGGGCGGGCGCCAGTAGGCGCCGGTCCCGCGATGCACTTCCCCCAGGCCACCAGGAGACGCCCATGAACACCGCATTTCGCAGGCACGACAGGCAACACGGCGCGATCGCCATCGTGCTGGGACTGACCCTGGTGGTGCTGTTTGCCATGGGCGGTCTGGTGCTGGACCTGGGCCACCTGTACATCGCCAAGACGGAACTGCAGAACGGCGCCGACAGCGCCGCCCTGGCAGGCGCCGTGGAACTGAACCAAAGCGCCGCCGGCATCGACAACGCGCAGGCCAAGGCCATCGCCATCGCGCAAAAGAACCGCTACGACTTTTCCACCGCGCTGACCATCACGTCCGCCAACATCAGCTTCGGCCCCAGCCCGGACGGCCCCTGGTCATCCGGCGCCAGCGCCCGCACCAGCCCGGACGGACAGACCTTCATCCGCATCGACACGGGCAGCAAGACCTTCGCCACCTACCTGATGGGCATCGCCGGCATCGCCAGCACCAGCACCTCGGGCGTAGCCGTGGCGGGCCGCTTCGTCAACGACGTCACGCCGATCGGCGTGTGCGCCGTCGATCCGGCCAACAAGACGGCGCAATACACGTATCCGGCCGCGCCGGCCGGCAGCGGCCTGACGGAGCTGGTCGAATTCGGCTTTCGCCGCGGCGTCACCTACAATCTGTTCGGCCTCAATCCGCTGGGCGGACCGTCCGATCCCTATCTGATCAACCCTGTCGACGCCCCGCCCGGCAGCTGCAGCGCCTCGCATTCGAGCGCCGCCTCCACCGCGCCATTCATGTGCACGGGCAGCAGCGCCGTCATCACCAGCGGTACGGGCCAGGTCTACACGAACACGGGCTTGACGGCGTCGCTGGCCGCCTCGCTCAATTCACGCTTCGACGATTACGGCGGGCCGTCCGTGTGCGATCCCGTGACGGCGCCGCCCGACACCAACATCAAGGAATATCCGTGCGTGGGCGCCGCGTCGCCCTGCGCCGCCGCTGCCGCCAACTCGCCGCCCACCGGCTGGATGCAACCAGGCGCCAGCACCTTGCCCAGCCAGCAGTCGGTCAGCCTGGCCGGCAACAAGCCGAATTACCAGTTACCGTCGGCCGGCTCGGTGCCTGTGCCCTCGGCCACGTTCGCCCAGTTCGCCGGCTACGGCGTGCTGTGGTCTTACGGCCCCGCCTACCAAAGCAATGGCGCCAGCCCGGCCAAGGCGGGCGCGGCGTACAGCGTCGCAGACGGCAACGCCAACCCTCTGTACAGCACGGCCAAGGCGAATTACTTCGACGCGGCCAGCTACCCCGTCAGCGCTGGCGCCTCCTTCCCCGTCGGCACGCCGCCTGCGCCCTACAACCAGACCAGCGGCCCCACGTTCCAGGCGCCGTCGGTGGCCCATCCGGGCCAGCGCAACCGGCGCATCCTCAACGTGGTGCTGGTCGATTGCCGCACGGCGCCCGTCGGGCCGGCCTCGTGCGGCACCATGAATGCGGTGGGCATCGGCAAATTCTTCATGACGATGAAGGCCGATTTCAGCGGCGGCACCAAGCGCCTCGACGTCGAGTTCGCGGGCCTGATCGAGCCCGTGCCGAATTCCGAAATCAAACTCTACAAGTGAGGCGGCCATGCGCATCCACCATTCCTCCCTCAGCCAGCGCGGCGGCGCCGCCGTCGAATTCGGCATCGTGCTGGCCCTGCTGGTGACCCTGCTGGCCGGCATCTTCGGCTTCGGCCGCGCCTTCTGGTACTACGATGCGCTGGCCAAGGCGACGCGCGACGCGGCGCGCAACATGTCCGTCAAGGCCAAGGCCGGCATCGCCTCGCAAGGCGTGCCGGCGGCCAGACAGACGGTGGTCGATGCGGCCACCAGCGCCGGCATCGGCGGCTTCACCACGGCCAACGTGACGGTCACCTGCCTGGACGCGGCGTTCAACGACAGCAGCTGCACCGATGGCACGGCGCCGGGCGGCATCCGCGTCGAAGTCGTCAACTACACGCTGTCGGTGGGCCAGTACCTGCCCTTCGTGATCGGCGCGGCCAGCACCTATGCCACGCCGCTCTCGCCGCGCACCACCATGCGCTACATGCTGTAAGGAGAACGCCATGCGCCACCGCCATCCACTTGCCCTCCGAACTGGCCGCCAGCGCGGCGCCGCCGCCGTCGAATTCGCCCTGGTGGCGCTGCTGTTTTTCACGCTGCTGTTCGGCATCCTCGAATTTGGCCGCATGCTGTACCTGTACAACACGGTGCAGGAAGTGAGCCGCCGCGCCGCGCGCGAAGCGGTGGTGCGCTGGATCGACCAGACCGACGCCGTCAAAACGCTGGCCCTGTTCGGCGGCACGGCCCTGCCGGCCGCGCCGGAACTGACGGCCGCCAACATCACCATCCGCTACCTGAACAAGAGCGGCGCCGAAGTGACCTTGCCGCCGACGGACCCGGGCGACAACCTGTCGGCCTGCGGCGACAACACGCGCACGGCCAGCTGCATCGACAGCGTGCGCGTGTCGATCGACAACGTCAGCTATGCGCCGATGGTCAGCCTGTTCGGTTTTCTCAATATCGCCGTGCCCGCCTCGGTGGTGGTCATGCACGCCGAAAGCCTGGGCTTCCAGATCAACTGAACGCCTTTACCGAACGCCTTTACCAGGGAGTGCCACGTGAACATCGTCATCGTCTCGAAGAATGAAGCCCAGCTCAAGCGGCTCACGCGCCTGCTGCGCGAACGCAGCGCGGCCGACCGCGTCGCGCTGCTGGCGAGCATACCCGATGTATTCGACAACGGCGTCACGCCGGACTTGCTGCTGCTGGAACAGGAGCAGACGGGCGAGGCGGAGCTGACACAGCTCGAGCTGCTGGGCGGACGCCATCCGAGCCTGGCCATCATCGTGCAATGTCCGCAGCAAAGTCCGCAATTCCTGCTGCGCTCGATGCGCGCCGGCGTGCGCGAAGTGCTGCAGCCGGACGATGATGCAGCGCTGTGCGCCGCCTTGCGCCGCATCGAGGACAAGCTGCAGAAACAGGTCACGCGCAAGGGCCAGGTGCTGGCCTTCGTCTCGTGCAAGGGCGGCAGCGGCGCCACCTTCATCGCCGCCAACCTCGGCTACGCGCTGGCCGCCGGCGAGCAGCGCAAGGTGGCGCTGTTCGACCTGAACCTGCAGTTCGGCGACGCCGCCCTGTTCGTCTCGGACCACAAGCCGGCCGCCACCCTGTCGCAGCTGTCGCAGCAGATCGTGCGCCTCGACGCTTCGCTGCTGGCCGCCAGCATGATCCAGATCACGCCCGCCTACAGCGTGCTGGCCGCCGCCGACGATCCGGCCCATGCGGCCGACATCGAAGCCGAACATATCGACCGTTTGCTGACCCTGGCGCGCAGCCAGTACGACTACATCCTGCTCGACGTGGGACGCGGCCTCGATCCCGTCAGCGTGCGCGCGCTGGACCGGGCCGACCTGATCTTCCCCGTGCTGCAGGCAACCTTGCCGTACGTGCGCGACGGCAAGCGCCTGCTCGACGTGTTCCGTGGCCTCGGCTACCGCGAAGACAAGATCCGCCTGATCCTGAACCGCTATGCCAGCAGCGACAGCATCCGCGTGGCCGACCTGGAAGCGGCGTATGGCAAGCGCGTCTACAAGTCCATCCCCAACCACTACGAAGCGGTGGCGGCCTCCGTCAGCCAGGGCGTGCCCATCCTCAAGCTGGCGCCGCACAACCCCGTCTCGCGCGCGCTGCAGGAACTGGCCGCCAGCCTGGCCGGAGAAACCCCGCCCGCCGCGCAAGGCTGGGTTGCGCGGCTGCTGGCGCGCGCCTGATTCCCTACAGCGCGCCTGATTCCCTACAGCGCGCTTGATTCCCTACATTGACCGGAGACCGACCATGACTGCCGAAAAACTCACCCTGCGGGACCGCCTGGGCTACGCCCAGGATGACGCCAGCCTGAATGACGATGCCGCGCACCAGGGCGCAGCCAGCCAGAGCTACCAGCAACTCAAGCACCGCACCCACCAGGCGCTGCTCGACAGGGTCGACCTGGAAGGCATGCAGCGCCTGTCGCGCGAGCAGATCCGCGAAGAGCTGAAGATCCTCGTCAGCGACGTGCTCACGCAAGACAATGTGGTGATCAACGAGCTGGAACGGCGCTCGCTG
Above is a genomic segment from Janthinobacterium sp. 64 containing:
- a CDS encoding type II and III secretion system protein family protein; the protein is MSTYRTASGIRGLHLALAIAAIGALAPRAHAEPAAAATAVAADTGAARGSRAATRPKSTPPQSESRAGRTEMAPQMSLAEGKSTLMRLPFSASRMSVGDPRIADVILLNPSEVYLLGRSVGTTNLILWNKNNDATIIDLAVGIDSSSLQARMAELLPNEKIHVTVAGDTLILSGMVSDVVKADQALSLANAYVQRSSRSGGATSGAAPAAGAAAPAPAATPDASMPRVINLLSIAAPQQVMLEVKVAEVSKVLVDQLGASLGINKTIGSWSYSLLSSLLSNNPSGLSGASKNNFFNLDAQKRDGLIKVLAEPNIMAISGQEASFLAGGKIFIPVSQTNNNGVPTITLEEKEFGVAVKFTPTVLEGGRINLKVAPEVSDLNKDGIGITATGISATAILPSFTTRRATTTVQLFDGQSFAIGGLIKNNVTSNIKALPGLGEVPVLGALFRSTDFQTDRSELVFIITPHLVKPLPPDYKLPTDGYIQPTRGDMFMQGKMEGTAPAAAPMQPQAAAPQPAAGFDLK
- a CDS encoding TadE/TadG family type IV pilus assembly protein encodes the protein MNTAFRRHDRQHGAIAIVLGLTLVVLFAMGGLVLDLGHLYIAKTELQNGADSAALAGAVELNQSAAGIDNAQAKAIAIAQKNRYDFSTALTITSANISFGPSPDGPWSSGASARTSPDGQTFIRIDTGSKTFATYLMGIAGIASTSTSGVAVAGRFVNDVTPIGVCAVDPANKTAQYTYPAAPAGSGLTELVEFGFRRGVTYNLFGLNPLGGPSDPYLINPVDAPPGSCSASHSSAASTAPFMCTGSSAVITSGTGQVYTNTGLTASLAASLNSRFDDYGGPSVCDPVTAPPDTNIKEYPCVGAASPCAAAAANSPPTGWMQPGASTLPSQQSVSLAGNKPNYQLPSAGSVPVPSATFAQFAGYGVLWSYGPAYQSNGASPAKAGAAYSVADGNANPLYSTAKANYFDAASYPVSAGASFPVGTPPAPYNQTSGPTFQAPSVAHPGQRNRRILNVVLVDCRTAPVGPASCGTMNAVGIGKFFMTMKADFSGGTKRLDVEFAGLIEPVPNSEIKLYK
- a CDS encoding TadE/TadG family type IV pilus assembly protein; translation: MRIHHSSLSQRGGAAVEFGIVLALLVTLLAGIFGFGRAFWYYDALAKATRDAARNMSVKAKAGIASQGVPAARQTVVDAATSAGIGGFTTANVTVTCLDAAFNDSSCTDGTAPGGIRVEVVNYTLSVGQYLPFVIGAASTYATPLSPRTTMRYML
- a CDS encoding TadE/TadG family type IV pilus assembly protein yields the protein MRHRHPLALRTGRQRGAAAVEFALVALLFFTLLFGILEFGRMLYLYNTVQEVSRRAAREAVVRWIDQTDAVKTLALFGGTALPAAPELTAANITIRYLNKSGAEVTLPPTDPGDNLSACGDNTRTASCIDSVRVSIDNVSYAPMVSLFGFLNIAVPASVVVMHAESLGFQIN
- a CDS encoding AAA family ATPase; amino-acid sequence: MNIVIVSKNEAQLKRLTRLLRERSAADRVALLASIPDVFDNGVTPDLLLLEQEQTGEAELTQLELLGGRHPSLAIIVQCPQQSPQFLLRSMRAGVREVLQPDDDAALCAALRRIEDKLQKQVTRKGQVLAFVSCKGGSGATFIAANLGYALAAGEQRKVALFDLNLQFGDAALFVSDHKPAATLSQLSQQIVRLDASLLAASMIQITPAYSVLAAADDPAHAADIEAEHIDRLLTLARSQYDYILLDVGRGLDPVSVRALDRADLIFPVLQATLPYVRDGKRLLDVFRGLGYREDKIRLILNRYASSDSIRVADLEAAYGKRVYKSIPNHYEAVAASVSQGVPILKLAPHNPVSRALQELAASLAGETPPAAQGWVARLLARA